The Hippoglossus stenolepis isolate QCI-W04-F060 chromosome 1, HSTE1.2, whole genome shotgun sequence DNA segment tccatgtccagtgatgggacatggaccaaacgaaaaagtcaaagatggtttctgtcagtttaggTAGTTCTCACCACACTGTTCAACTGTTCAATTCCTTGGTGAGTTTTAtgttaattggttatttgatgctacaaTAATGggctgaaacatcatgattgacagctgagactgactagCGATTGGTCAAGCTCATGCATCGACGGGACCATTCAcagactttggctccaaatgagcaagatggcagcgtttgcaTCCagtatattttggcttcattgctggatagtgggaggaagtggaaactggatgtccatctttatttccagtctaTGGTTGAAACACATTGTGAGATCAGATGTTCAAAACTTTCCTTCTTTATAATCTGACTTGTagttcaaacaacaaacacacagctctcAAGTGATGGAGTTTACATTCTTGTGTTCAGGCTCAGACAGAATCAAAGATAAAAGCCGCAGAAATGTTTTGTGCGTCTCATCAGGGATCAGGATTTATAGGAAATTAATTTTTCAAGTACTTGAAGTGGTGAACTTCGCCGGTGGCCGAGTGTAgaggtgtgtgttgtttgtgtagTCACGGTTACAGTGTTGATCATCAAAGTGTCGTGACAGCACTGATGCCAGGAAAAAAAGCAGCTTCTGCATTAAACAGATCCTGTGGCTTTGGAACAGACACTGTACTTTTCTGTGTCCATATGAATGATGAGGATAATATGAACAGTgtaatcattattattcattaaacATAACGTTGAGCTCTAATCTTCCCAAAAATCAGTTATAATTGATACCTGATAAAGCTGCAATCATAAGCCTATTAATAGATTAGTTGATTAAAAGAAAGTTAAATGGCAGCTATTCTGATTATCAATTAATTAATCACTTCAGGCGTCTGTCAAATTGAAATGCCAAACTTCCAGCTGCTCAATTTAGAAAATAATCCCAAATTAATTCTTTGGGTTTAAAATGTTGTCAGGTTGCCAGTAGCTACCAATCGTTATGAAGTTAGCATTTCCTTAACATGAGATGcaacatttttatatcaaattCAAGTCCTACCAGGTATGATGGTGCATTCTTTCTATATGGAGCATAGAGATATATTATAtactaaacattttaaatctgaatGTGTACAGTTTTAAATACTGCTCTGACAGCCAAATACATATGTAGAGAGTGACTTTAAATGAGAACAATTCAGGTTCTGTACATGTCCTTCTTGTGGAATAATCCATATTGTTTCCTAATCCCTCTTTAATAACAATGTAGGAGTGGTGGGGAACATGAGGTTAATAAGGCCATCTCCGTTTATTAAAGCTCAGTGATGGTGtataataaatgtgtgtatattttattataatccCACGTGTGGGTAGAAGGTTcataattagatttttatttgattatctCTCTGCTTGTATTAATATTTGTGCTCCAGTTATAATTGTCtccatcacttttttttctcttttccaggAATAATTCAAAGATGTACATCAGTCAAGTATCACTACTCTTCGTCCATCCTACCACGAAATCTACCTATCAACATCACAAAGACCATACGACAGGATGAGTGGCACGCACTCCGTAAGTCTGAAAGTGTCCGTCTGTCTTCATCCAGTTTGTTAAACTTAATAATGACTGTTTATTCCTTCTTCGCATCTTTTGTTCATGCACATTTATTCTTCTGCTTTCTACTTCTGTTGTATTGAATTGACAGACTATTTTAGCAATGAAAATAGGCGAGCGGAAAGAAAAGCCATAATCTATCATCTGATAATTGTCAACGTTTCACTTTAAGTCCCAACCAGAAATTCTTCCTATGAAATTAGGGGTTTAGAAGTATTTGTGAAATGTGGTGTACCTCAAGGCACGACTCTGGTTCCCATCTTATTTTCATTGAATATGTTTCTTGTAGGTCACATTATtttagagatttaaaaaaataaataaaacactttagcCCCATTTCCACTACTCAAGAAACCCACTATCACTCATTAACATCTGGCTGTTGTCTGCAATGGAAATGGATACTGTCAGTATtcagtcagaggtcaaaagactctgcagtagactcaggtttttatcggctccagTCGgctgtgatggaaacatgaataTGTTCCTTTCGTCTTctacttctttattttggcagtcgAGACAGTGATGCTGCACCTTTTCCAGTGCAACGTTACGAACGTTCATGTACTTATTGTTTCTTACATATAGGGAACAAACAGAGTTCATCCATCTCCGTTTAAGTAGCAATCTAAAATCAATCAGTCGCCACTGAGTTTGAACGACAGACtgaagtaaaatatataaaggtATAATCACTGTATAACTAGCGCTGGTCTCCATGGTGctttcttctgttgtgtgttgtgttcaccgCTTCTGGCTAGTTTGTGACGTCGAACGTGACTCactgggaggaaaaaaaacagaaaggcaaacttgTACACTGGCAATGGGAAAAGAGTCAATCACCTTTTTTTTAGTAGGTTTACCCTCGTTTATAAACACCATGTATAACCATTAGTGTTGGTGTAATAGAGATAGATTTTTGTCTCGGTTTTGCTTGAATAGATTCATTatttctctgtgctgtgatcATTCATTCACATCATCTATAAAACAGTCAAACGCTGACCCTTACGTCAACCTCCTTACACCGCTCACCTGCCACGTTCTGAATTGTTTGAAAGATTGTCCTCATCACGGTGAAGGCACAGCTGCCCCTCACTCCTGAACGTGCAGTATCATTGATATTATAATCATCTCTCCTCCATGTCTGGACCCATGACCAGAGTTTATCAGGTCATCTCTATTAGGGAGCTATTGGCTTTAGTCTTATCTGAAGACATTAAGAAGGACCGATCTGTGtcatcttttaaatctctcaCTCAGACACTTGGACAGGCCTGTGTGTCTGACTTGATATGTTTGACCTTGGATTGCTTCAGTAACGATTTTCAGTTTGATGTATGggagcttttattttactgcttcTGGGGGTTTTCTTTTATGTTCAGTGCAGATGTGTCTGGGATTTTCCGCTGTTTGAAATACAGCGTTGTGATTCTACTATGATGTGGCTTTGAACACGCTGTGCTAAAACACCacattcttattcttattcgATAAATTGTCCAATCTAAAAATGTCTATCATTACTGCTAACATGTTATACTACTACACTATACCACTGGTATAATGAATGCATAGTTAAATGGTAATCAAAGACCAGAATAATCAGGAAAAAAACCATCATCATTAAAACAGTATCATAAATCAGCATCATTAGCCAAATATTGTTTCAATGATAATTAAGCACAATTCCACTTGGTCACAgctagaaaaataaataattatcatTTATTACAGTTTGATCCTGTGAGCTTATTAATGATATTGACGGATTCTTAGTTTGTCAATTACTTCCTGATATATTCCTTATTGTTAGTTGGGTTTTTGTATCACATCTTACATAgtgaagtaaaaatatattaattttcaAGCTTACTCAGAAACATTTGTGTGGTAGACTGATATATGGTGAAAGATGCTGCGTCTCCTGCTTTACCACACAGCACAGTTATCTCCTATGTTCAGtgactgaggaaaaacaaagacagtatTTTTCATAGAACTTTTATGTGATCTGTTGTAAGGCcagtcacattattatttgacacttgataaacagcaaaacattttacaaatctgatgtAGATCAGTTATGTGTTATACCTTCTCACTGTGCTTCCAGAATATATAAGCATTATAtttattggacttttgttaaattgctattgatgaaaattaaattGTGATAATCATTGATATTGTTTATTACCCAGTAAGAAGTGTCCCAGTAAGACATGAGAATGTACCAGTTACAACCAGTAACATGCACAGCACGAGTAGCCTGAAACTGCTAAATAATCAGACACCATTTATTTTGTGCTGTTCCTGCTGTGACATTTCTAAATGTCTTCAATGAAAAAGGtctattttcctctctgcttccttaACCACTGATACTTTTTCGTCACATGCACACGTACGCTAACGTTTTCCTCTCTGCTTGCAGATCTACGAAGGATGACGGCCGGCTTCGTGGGCATGGCTGTGTCCATCATTCTTTTTGGCTGGGTCATTGGAGTGCTGGGATGCTGCCAGCAGCATGACCTCATGCAATATGTAGCTGGGCTACTCTTTCTCATGGGAGGTACTGTGAGAGCACATAtgttcacatccacacacaagcacgcagACCAAATCCAATTACATTCAATTTCAGTGTTGATGTGGCGACAGCTGAGAGCATCTTTGGGTTTGCATGAGATAGTAGATCAATGTTGAGCAGTAACATGACTCCTCTCCTGCAGTGGGATGCACAGCACGTGTAAGAGTTTACTAATCGAACTGGAACCATTTACAATCACCGcttgtctcttctcttcacaCAGGAACATGCTGCATCATCTCCTTGTGCACATGTGTAGCAGGAATCAACTTCGAGTTGTCCCGCTACCCCCGCTACATGTATGGCCTCCCTGAGGACATTAGCCATGGCTATGGCTGGTCCATGTTTTGTGCCTGGGGGGGCCTCGGGCTCACATTGCTGGCCGGCTTCCTCTGCACCCTGGCCCCGTCCCTGAGCACGCCCACTCGCACAACGACCCACAAGCCAAGGCAGGAGAATGGAACCGTGTGACAGGACTGAGGCGTTGTGAGGCCAATGGCCCACCGAACACAGAAAACCCCACACCCTACCAACTTTGATGTACAACTCTGAAACAGTTTTTGTCTGATCACCATCTTACACCGCCCTCAACATCGCCATCCCCCCTccagtgttttcagtgtgtgccTGAGTTGTGACAGAAGGAGCAAAGTAATGACAAACTTCACGCACCTAATCCCCAAAACACGTGAGGGACCTCCAGGAACCGGAAGAGCAGCACCGACGTAACATATGACTGAGACACGGCTCTCACAGCACAAATAAGACACTTTTTGGTTCAGATTTTTGACCTGCTGACTTTCTGGTGATCTAAAGGTGACTGTTTTCTCTAAAGAGAATTTGTCTTAAAATGGTGCTCTCTTAAATGCATATAGCCACATACACTCCCAcactaacacacgcacacacacaggcacacacacacaccagcttgTCCACACATGCTCAGTTACTCTGGGTGAATCACGAGAGAAATCATCCAAAAGGAACAAACCCACAAATATCAGGCATCCTGTCAGCATTCCTCTTTCAGTCGAGTGAcgtgtgctgtgttgttgttcattatgaaaaaaaaaaaaaaagaatcaggtGTTGACTGCCCATCGCTTATCTGTAGTGTATCACACTTTACGAATATCAAACGTGAGCCCCGGGGGTAAAACGCCTGCAGCGTCTGCAGAGAACAGGACGGGTCGAGCAGCGAGGTCGGCTCGATAAACACGGAAGTAAATTTGCATCGAAAAGAAAACTCATTTGACGCTTTTTTAAAGAATCTATATGTACAAATGCATCTCTACGTAGACCCAGATCATTCTTTGTGTAAAGTAGATTTTGAataagaaatgttttctgtttgtgtagaGGTGAGGACGTCTGGACGTATGGAGACGATTGAGAGTGACAGGAGAGAATAATGAATCCATGATGTATTCAGTATGAAGGTATTTTATGAGAAGTGAGGAGTAGAACAGAGCAGGAAGTCTCAGTAAACTGCTGAGCTGTGACTTGAAGCCGCTGTGCTGTTGCCGCTCTGAGAGACACAGTTGTTTGCCGACAGCTGAATCAAAACCTGACTGTGGAGGACGTGTTTCATGACTCCATTGTTTACCCTTAATATCGGTCAGTTGCTTTGTATAATATTCCGGATTTTAAcataagggggaaaaaaagcaaccTCAGTGAACCCgctcaaaaacaaaagcacaaactgGAGTCATGTTTCTTGTCACTTGGCACAGGGGTAAGAAGCGTGATGATATCCTGACTGAAATCTGAAACAAGCTGAATATGGGAGATGATTCATGGAATAACAATCGTTTGGTTTTGTTTACCTGTGGGTGAGACGGCACAATCAGAGAAGCCCGGAACGGCACGAATCATGACATTTATTTACCATCAGCATGTCATTTACAAACATGTATCAGGACAAGcaaacaaatcacatttgaCAATATCAGAGCACAATAATGTGACAGTGACCCGAATCATCTGCTGCTACTGAAAGCAAGATACTTCAGTCTTCTGTACTTTTATGATTCAATAATTTGATTGAAAAcgcatacaaaaaaaaaagcataaacaatttagaaaaacacaatacaaGGCACAATGTGTACATACtgtgaaacagacacaaaaaaagaaaacccatcTAGTTTGATTGATCTGTGGAAACATCTTGTGTCTCTTGatcattaaaatacatattgaTTGTGTTCTAACTTCCAAAGTGGTAGAATACACAGTATATTATGTGGTATGTGATAGGAACATGATGTTAAAATTTTTCTATAACTTTTGGAATTCAATTGTTGGATTGACAATGCATCCAAATctgctgtttgaaaaaaaaaaaaaagcacaaatagTGATTAAGAAAGGCTCTTGACTGCAGAGACGTGtaatccaaacacacaccacatactCATTTAGTGCTTTTAGTTGTGACGCGTTCACGTGAGGAAAATGACTAAATTAAATATACATCAAAATCGGAGGTATCCATAGTCAAATGTGAGTTTTGTTAATTGCCGTTATTCTCCAAAATACATTACATACAAGATACATGGTTTGTGTGGACGTCCGCTGCATATTCAAAAagaatttggaaaaaaataatgatttgatttgaaactaTATGAAATTTCTTATTAACAGATTGACTGTTACACATCTTTCAATCGTGTCATCAGTTTTGTGCACAAAAGTATACACGTCATAGAATGAAGTATGAGATGGGCCAGGGTCTGAAAACAGAGTGTAGTTGATAGGAGTGGAAacggaaaaaaacaatttgtcctGGTGACGCTTCAGGATGCAAACCGGATTATTTCCCCATTAATCACTTAGTGGAGATGAGCGATGAGATATTCAGCTCCGTCAATcaacatttttagaaaaaaataaggTGTTATAATGTGTATTGACGACACTGTGTGTGATGTTCAGTCCTCTCACCGTCACCATGAACCTCCTCGTGAGGCCACCACCACTACCCTGAAGTCAAGAGCATTAACTGAGGCATGATTGAAAACTGTATCTCCAGTGTCTTGTTGAATCTTTGCACTTTGCTGGGTCTCACAAACGTCCATGAACCTGACGTCTGAGCAGGCGGAGTTCGATATTATCCAGTATGTTTCCGAGGCCGCACATGGG contains these protein-coding regions:
- the tmem276b gene encoding transmembrane protein 178B → MAAMKILTSTGLFLAFCALGLLAMAICTDYWYETDARRHRERCKNYANKRNDPGYIYISNGNLPLQMPPKSLERRGSGPDAAAAGGPVISRGKRHFVAAASAMESHCSRQFNSTISGLWRKCHREGFDLETEDLIYKGIIQRCTSVKYHYSSSILPRNLPINITKTIRQDEWHALHLRRMTAGFVGMAVSIILFGWVIGVLGCCQQHDLMQYVAGLLFLMGGTCCIISLCTCVAGINFELSRYPRYMYGLPEDISHGYGWSMFCAWGGLGLTLLAGFLCTLAPSLSTPTRTTTHKPRQENGTV